TCCTTACTATCTTCATCCAGGTCCTTCCTACTAACCATGAGTGTCCCCTACCAAGGTTCTGTCATGAGCCCTcttctatactatttcatttggtgatcttatcagctgCCGTGGATTCAATTGTTttatatgaaatttttttaagatttatcaagccctaacctctctcttgaCCTCCAGTCTCAAATTTCTAACTGCCAACTGGACATCTCCAACTGGATGCCCAGTAGAAATCTTTAACTTGATATATCCAAAATTGAACTCTTTCTCCTTAAACCACTCCTTCTGAACTTTCCTATTACTATTTGCCATgtgatattttaaatgtttttctgtattttcaGACTCAACTATTTTGATACTTTTCattgtctcatgaagtcattaattCCTATTTTGTCCATTCTACTTTCTAGAGAATTGTATCTATGGGTAAGGTTTTGTACCTATTGTGCTAAACTTTTAactccctttccaattcttttttccatagctctcatttcttttccattctttcctttagCATTCTCATTTCaactataaaaacattttaaaacttgttttaactcacttcatttcttccaggaattcttgttgaaCTTGTCCCCCAAGCTGTggttttctttgaggctttgcttgtagatgttttggTGCCATCTTCTTCTCCTGGGTTTGTATCTTGAGAGTCCCTGTCACTATAATTGCTTTTAATGGTGGCATTCTTTTATTACTTGCTCATCCTTCCAGcctacttcctgacttcaaactgTTAGAAGCAGGCCCTGTACCCTTCTGAAGGGAATGTCTGGGTTGGTCCTGCTGCTGCTCTCTTAGGGTATTGAGTGTTGTGTTATTCCAGAATTTCAAGGACAACTCAGGCTGGGGACCTGTAAGTTTACAGCGCTCCCAAGAGTCTAATCCAGGGCACATCTGATTGCTGTCCCCTGGTCTGGGCTCAAAAAGTTACTGGCCTGGATTTGGATCTGAGCAACAGATATATGGCTTGCCTTTGGAGGTTCAGTAGACTTCTGCTGGACTCAGTCACTATCAGCCAAGTGGAAAACTCTGCTGGTTCAATGACAGAATTGTAGATTTCTCTTTGGTCTGGGATTTCTGACTTGGTTATTCTTCTGCAGGCATCAGATTAGGAAAGAAGTTGAAACTGAGACTCCACTCCTGAGTGAAAGCTACATAGCTACTGCTTACTTCTGAATTGTTCCTCACTTAGTACACAGCTTAGGACCTGTAAATGCTCCTTACCCTAAAGgctaccccccctcccccaaagcagGTCCCCTCCTTAGTCCACCTTGATCTATGACCTGGAACTGATTAGTAAACAGCAAAGCTGTCATTTGGCACCTGTTCCCAAATCCTACATGAAGTCTTGGTGCCCCAGTGTAGGTCTGGGAACCTGTTTTTCCTTGGTGCACAGCTTTAGTCCTCTTTCAGTCCTTGGGTGCTGGAATGCTTTTCTTGGCATGGTCCTGACCAGACCCTATCCCCAGCACCCAGACTTATCTGTCTTCTTatggctggaaaaaaaaatgactcactgtgactTTTTATTGGATTTCCTGATCAGGACTCAGTCTGGTGCATTTTCTAAATATTGCAGTTTACTAGTTAGTTCCAGAAAGAGGCTAACTGTACTCCTTCCTGTTATAGCAACATCTTggttctgcctccctttccctaACATGATTAGGGTACCACCATCCTCCCAGATACCCAGACAAGAATTTGACATGTATCTTCTGCTTCTCAGTCACTCTTATAGCCCCATAtcaaatctgttgccaagtcctacTTGATTCTAACTTTCTGAacacctctttttctctcctctaataCTACCATCACATCAGCATGGGTCCTTCACACATTCTGCCTTAACTAAAACAGCCTTCTGGTTGGCCTCTCTGCCTCAAGGGACGCTGCACTCTAGCCCATCCTCTACATAActgtcaaaatgatctttctAAATCAGAAACCTGGCTATATCACTTATTTAATCAATAAtttccagtggctccttatcacTTGCAAACTCAAACAGAAAGCCTTCAGTTGCCTTTTAAAACTATTCCTAACTTGGCCCCTTCTTATCCTTACAGTCTTCTCCTCCATGCAGTCTATGATCTGGAAGCACTAGTTTCTTTgatgttccttgaacaagacctGCCATCTCCTAACTCCAAGTGTTTTCACTGGCTGGGATACACTcccctcctcacttctgcctcctggcttctctcaagtctcagctaaagtcctcCCTTAAGCAAGAGGTCTTTCCTAgtcttccttaatcttagtgctttTGATCATGTACACATCTCTTTTGCACTCAGTGGTATGCATGTGGTCTCCaaatgtcttttgtctttctttgtagccTTAGAGCTAAGCACAGTGACTGGCCTAGAGTGAGGGACTGATTGACACCTGTCTTAAGCTATGTTTGAGGGAGGTTTTGTAAGTCTCTAGAGTTTTTCTtggaaataatgaaggaaaatagAGAGGACAAGTTGGACACATCCAACTTTCTGGCTCACTGGTTTTTGTCAAACACTACTTTTATCAAGTCACTCCTCTACTAAAAGGATAGTGTACTACATTTGAaatacctgcctggctttggaatcccTCAGTAATCTGAACCCAATTGAACTGCCACTGCCCTCCGTGTACTCTCTAGTCCAACCAGGCTGATCTTGGTCCCAGAAACATACCAACCTCATACTTACCTCTGGCCATGTTATGGACCCCTTATGGATTATTTTTCTTGTTCCCTTTACCTATCTGAAACCTATTCATCCTTCAAGATTCAGGCCAAGACCCATCTTTTCCTAAAGTTTTCCCCAgagactttttctctccttattctCTGCTTTATTTCTAAAAGTCTATTTCACCCAGTTTAGAACTTAAAACCACATAACTGTCTCATATTGTTTTCAGGGTCAATCTTGGCTACCAAACCAGACTGTAAACCAAGAGCTGGAATCCTATGTTATGCTTCTGTATGTGCCAAGAGCATCGAGCACTGTATTATGGGGACACAATAGGCTCTCAATACCTAGTAAAGGATCCTTACACTTCTATCTGTTATTCAAAAATTCCCTTATATTCAAGTTCTCCTCCAGGGCCAGTACCACCTATCATTTTGGCATTTTGGCACACCCAAACCCATATTACACCCCCCCAAGTGTCCCAATTCCCCCAAAATTCAGGTACCTTGAGCTTCCGGGGCAGGCGGGGCCGTTTCTCCCGCTTGGGTCTCAGGGGACTGGGCTCAGGCAGCTGCAGGGCCAGGTAGTcggaggggaagggggaatatGGGGGGGAGGCCAGCTgcaggggaggggaaaaaggggAGAATGAAGATGGGAAAAGGATGGAtgttgggagagggagaggaagtcaagggaagggaaggaaaaggagaaacccaaacaagagaaaatggaaaaacaaaacaaaaaaatggtgATGAGCATGGTGGGGCCCAGCTGGCTATCCTTTGACTCCCAAACCTgcttgccccccacccccaatactGCCAACTGGTCCCTTACATGGAGGTAATCTTCATCCTCCTGAAGCACTTCCCTTTACTCTACTTGCCTTGCCTCTGCCCAGCACTGAAAAGATCCAGGGTTTGCATAAAAATAAACCTGGGGCTAGGGATATCACAGAACAGTAAAAGACAGGACTTTGCCAAGTAAGCACTGACCCCTCTCAGTGCTAGGAGGAGCCAGCTTCACATAGATCAATGAAGGGAGCTGGCCAAGACCCACAGACTACGAAAGCAGCTCAGATACGGTTAGTTACACCAAGTTGGTTCCTGATTCAGAAGAAGCTGCTACCTGCCCTCTGCTTGGCATTTTGACGTTATAGGAAACTAAGGGTTTCACCTTGTGCATCACCAACATTAGCCTGGCTGTTCTCTTTCCAAAAAGGCTGTCTATGAAAACCCTGTATGACATTAGTTTTAAAACTCCGTTAATTGGGCAAAACTACAAACACAACTCACCAGCCCCTATGAACATTGGGTAAACACAAAGTCATAGCCCATCAATAACAATGCAACTGCCAGTTCCTAAAGCAAGCTCACCACATGATATCTCAGCCAATCTGTGAAACTCACTGCAAGCAAGACAGCTGGCCTTGCCTTCCTGATGTAGAAACTAAAGCTGTCACAAATGAAACCTTGGCTAAAACATGACCACTGAAACTTCTACTCACCGAGGTCAGGTACGGAGAGGGGCCCCCGGAGGCTTGCAGGGGAAACCCTGAGGATGGGGGTAGTGAAAGGCCAGAGGGGGATGGGGCACCCCCTAGGGGGGGACTTCTTTTCCTAGAAAGGGGACAACAGAGAAGATCAGACCCCAAATAGCAATCCTCCAACCCCTGTCTTCAGCTGTAAGTCCTACTGGTGCCACCCACTCTTGAAAGGACAGAAAGCTAATATCACCACTAGGCAGattttccaaagagaaaaaaagaaagaaggaaaggacctaaaagttcaaaaatatttatagtagcacttttcatcatagcaaagaaatggaaattaagggaGTGCCCaagatttggggaatggctgaacaaatcaatggcatatgaatgtaatggattattaCTCCATAACCAATGATGAAACATTTAGATTAGAAAAACCCAAGAAGACTCAGAAAAACTGAcatagagtgaagtgagcagaaccagaaaaacaacttatacaataactacaacataaaaaaacccaaacaacttttaaagatttaaaaactctgatcaatgcaatacaCAACTGCTACTCCAAAGGCTCCACTAATGAAACATGTTACCCACTATCTGACAAAGAAATAAAGGACCAAAGAGGCAAATtaagatatattattttttaagatagaaaatgtgggggggggggcggttttCTTGCTTCACTATTCTTATTTATCATAAGGGTGGGTTGTTTTGGGCTTTCCCCCCTCCTAAATGGGAGATGGGACTACTGacaaggatacaaaaaaaaaaagaaagaaagaatgaaagaaaagagcatTGAAAACTGTAGCACTGAagatacacagaagaaaacagaaggagaCTCAGGAGACACAGgcaagcaggacagctttgaaactGACACAGTGAATTTATTATCTCTGAAGAAAGGCAAGTTGTATATAATATTCCTGGTTTCTCCTACaattctttctattcttctgtgtatatggaaatgcttataTTTGATGATATTTGTCAAGTacagaataataacaaaaaaaattttagtgtaaaatgaaaaaagaaaagacagaaagggtttgcccttaagaaaagaaaggacagaagatATGTTCTCACCTCTTGGGGGCTGGTGTCTCAGTGAGTTTGGGTGTGCCCTCTGTCTCACTGTTCTCTGAGGATGCTGTGGCATCAGAGtctaaaagagaagagggaaacatTGGGctattttctgttctttcagagtCCCTTCATAACTAAAGAatgcaacatttattaaatacaccAAGCATATTCCTGGCTCTGATTTGTTTGGAATgtcttctttcatcttttctaATTTTGCTTCCGGCCAACCCAAGGGTCCTATTATTATTCTCCCTTCCAAAATCATCCCAGTGTCAGAGTGATCATTCTATATTCTGAACTGTAACAgtatacatgtattacccagtggaattgcttgtcaactccaagagatgggagggaaaaggggagggagacaacatgaatcatgtaactttgaaaacttatatgtaaatttgttattggaataaaataaagataaaatgaactgTAAGAATACTTGTACTTTGAGCCAGTTAGTATATACTACTTTACTCTGTAAACTACCTTTACGTGCACATGGTCTCTTTCCCCAAATTAGACTATAAGTTTTTGGGGATCAAGCAGGGACTCTCTTGTAGCTCTAAAACCCAGCACGATATCCTGGAAATAGCAGGCAATCAGTTAACAATTAAAAAGATATTGTTGGGGCAGggtaggtggctcattggattgagaatcagacctagagataggaggtcctgggttcaaatttggcctcagacaattcctggcTGACcctgaagtcatttaaccccaattgcttaaccAGCTCTTCTGAcctggaatcaatatacagtattaattctgagatggaagttaagagattacggaaaaaagaaagaagataatgtGAATAACAATTCCTTTTATCTGTTTCTATTAGAGCAGAGTATCTCTATAATAGAGCACTAAATTTGGAGTATGGAAGAATTAAATTGAGATCCTATCTCTCTCaggttgttttctcatttgtagaacAGGGAAAATATCATGTAAAGTATCTATCCCCTCAGTATTGTTAGGCTCAAATATgacaatgttaaaaataaagattaaaaaataagtcatactatgtaaatgttaattattttttattggttGTCTCAAAGAATCTTCACAAAAAACCTGTGAGGGAAAGAGGGCaggaattattatcctcattttacaaatgagaaaactaaagcttaAACTGTGATTCATCCAAAGTCCCCTAACAAGTCAGAACTGGGACTAGTACCTAGATCTTCTAACTCCTAGTTTAATATTCTGAAAAGAATAATTCAGGCAGGAGGCTTCAATAACCAACACAGTGAAAATAAGTACATGGTTTAGTCAGTCTTAGATCTCATTGatcttaagtttcctcatttataatgaAAAGACAAATAATACTTCATAGAGTGGGGAAGGTCAGAGGAGAACTTTCTATCAATCTTAAAAGCTCTATAAAATCTGAATTATTACTGCATGCAAAATCACCCAAGGGATCTGGTGAAAAAAGATGAAAGGGTGGGTAGTACTCACTGCTCAACAGGTCTTCAGTACCCAATGCTCTAGTTTTCTACTTACCAGAAGAATCTTCATCCACATTTTCATACTGCAGAAGACGATCcaaaaggaaactagaaaaagagatgggaaggaaggTTGTGTGTGAAAGGTGGTGCTCTCTTTTGTTCCTGgggctcttttccttcttttgctcCCTACTCCTTTCAAACCCTCTTACCTCTTGTCCCGGGACACCTTCAGCAGTTTTCTCTGTGCCTTCCTCAGTTCCTCCTGAAAACACTCATGTTCCTGGATAAGAAAGCATCAGAGCTGGAAGGCCCTTGGAAATAATTTGGTCCAAcccccctattttatagataagagaaactgaggctcatgggtAAGGGgctggcccaaggtcacagagcatGTAGGTGGGCAGGGCTTGGGTTGAATACCCGAGGAA
The window above is part of the Monodelphis domestica isolate mMonDom1 chromosome 7, mMonDom1.pri, whole genome shotgun sequence genome. Proteins encoded here:
- the INO80E gene encoding INO80 complex subunit E, producing the protein MNGQADVEVDYKKKYRNLKRKLKFLIYEHECFQEELRKAQRKLLKVSRDKSFLLDRLLQYENVDEDSSDSDATASSENSETEGTPKLTETPAPKRKRSPPLGGAPSPSGLSLPPSSGFPLQASGGPSPYLTSLASPPYSPFPSDYLALQLPEPSPLRPKREKRPRLPRKLKMAVGPSECPVGGSLTFPGRGAGSAGVGATLAPLGPPKLPPHTILSTVPRQMFSDAGSGDDALDGDDDLVIDIPE